In the genome of Microbacterium saperdae, one region contains:
- a CDS encoding substrate-binding domain-containing protein, with the protein MSAMKRTRTVLGLVAVGALALGLTACSSGDSGDAGDSGDSGELTTVGFVAVGPEGAWRQANESNIQDTFTEEAGFNLKYAPATNLDQKSQIDAFTSFVDEDVDVILLSATEASGWEDSLKLAQEAEIPVILLDRGIEPNDTSLYVTRIAPDNIEVAKEVGTWAAAEFPDGGNYVVLEGPAGVGVVNERNQGFDEGLGDSTLNKVDAQTANWSAEEGKSVFETMLKANNNDIQFVFAQNDEMGLGAAQAAEEAGLVIGTDVKIATIDGTKNAMQALADGQLSYVHEYNPLFGETALEVVEKALAGDSVESYIIVPSEAFDSADAAKAVLADRKY; encoded by the coding sequence ATGTCTGCAATGAAGCGCACTCGTACAGTTCTGGGGCTCGTCGCCGTCGGCGCGCTCGCGCTCGGTCTGACCGCATGCTCGAGCGGAGACTCCGGCGATGCCGGTGACTCCGGCGACTCGGGAGAGCTCACCACGGTCGGTTTCGTCGCCGTCGGCCCCGAGGGCGCATGGCGTCAGGCGAACGAGAGCAACATCCAGGACACGTTCACGGAAGAGGCCGGCTTCAACCTGAAGTACGCCCCCGCCACGAACCTCGACCAGAAGTCGCAGATCGACGCGTTCACGTCGTTCGTCGATGAGGACGTCGATGTGATCCTCCTGTCGGCGACCGAGGCCAGCGGCTGGGAGGACTCCCTCAAGCTCGCGCAGGAGGCTGAGATCCCCGTCATCCTGCTCGACCGCGGCATCGAGCCCAACGACACGAGCCTGTACGTCACCCGCATCGCCCCCGACAACATCGAGGTCGCCAAGGAGGTCGGAACCTGGGCGGCAGCCGAGTTCCCCGACGGCGGCAACTACGTGGTCCTCGAAGGACCGGCCGGTGTCGGCGTCGTGAACGAGCGCAACCAGGGCTTCGACGAGGGCCTCGGCGACTCCACGCTGAACAAGGTCGACGCCCAGACCGCGAACTGGTCGGCGGAGGAGGGCAAGAGCGTCTTCGAGACCATGCTCAAGGCCAACAACAACGACATCCAGTTCGTCTTCGCCCAGAACGACGAGATGGGTCTCGGCGCAGCTCAGGCCGCAGAGGAAGCCGGTCTGGTCATCGGCACCGACGTGAAGATCGCCACGATCGACGGTACGAAGAACGCGATGCAGGCGCTCGCCGACGGTCAGCTCAGCTACGTGCACGAGTACAACCCGCTGTTCGGTGAGACGGCACTCGAGGTCGTCGAGAAGGCTCTGGCCGGCGACTCGGTCGAGTCCTACATCATCGTTCCGAGCGAGGCGTTCGACTCGGCGGATGCGGCCAAGGCCGTTCTGGCGGACCGCAAGTACTGA
- a CDS encoding sugar ABC transporter ATP-binding protein, producing MNEELPIVEMRGITIEFPGVKALDGVDFRLFQGEVHALMGENGAGKSTLIKALTGVYRIDAGSIVVAGQERSFAGTGDAQAAGISTVYQEVNLAPNLTIGENVMLGHEVRGVLGVNWRATHRAATEALARLGLDHLDTHQPLSTLSIAMQQLVAISRAMAIKAKVLILDEPTSSLDAAEVEGLFTVMRTLRDQGVAILFVSHFLDQIYAISDRLTVLRNGQYEGEYLTRDLDRHALISRMIGKDLDALKSLGGNRRTTPRDADEAAFLSASGISRAGAVHATDLEIRPGEVVGFAGLLGSGRTELARLLYGADRSESGEITVKGRKVDLSSPSAALSQRIAFSTENRRDEGIIGDLTIRENMILAVQAKRGWARPMPRKEQDAIVDKYIAALNVRPADPERMIKNLSGGNQQKVLLGRWLATEPELLILDEPTRGIDVGAKAEIQEAVAELADQGVAVVFVSSELEEVVRLSERIVVLKDHSKIGEIQNGPDVTAQEIVDVIAAHGVEAAATTLEQELDAIEVVHVAPVAASDVQPETLEGETR from the coding sequence ATGAACGAAGAACTGCCCATCGTCGAGATGCGCGGGATCACCATCGAATTCCCCGGCGTGAAGGCACTCGACGGAGTCGACTTCCGCCTCTTCCAGGGCGAGGTCCACGCGCTCATGGGAGAGAACGGCGCGGGCAAGTCGACGCTGATCAAGGCCCTCACCGGTGTCTACCGGATCGATGCAGGCTCGATCGTCGTCGCCGGCCAGGAGCGCAGCTTCGCCGGCACGGGCGACGCGCAGGCCGCCGGGATCTCGACCGTCTACCAGGAGGTGAACCTCGCCCCCAACCTCACCATCGGTGAGAACGTCATGCTCGGGCACGAGGTGCGCGGTGTCCTCGGCGTCAACTGGCGGGCCACCCACCGCGCCGCCACCGAGGCGCTCGCCCGGCTCGGGCTGGACCATCTCGACACCCACCAGCCGCTCTCCACGCTCTCGATCGCGATGCAGCAGCTCGTCGCGATCAGCAGGGCCATGGCGATCAAGGCCAAGGTCCTCATCCTCGATGAGCCGACGTCGAGTCTCGACGCCGCGGAGGTCGAGGGTCTCTTCACCGTGATGCGCACCCTGCGCGACCAGGGCGTCGCGATCCTCTTCGTCTCGCACTTCCTCGACCAGATCTATGCGATCAGCGACCGTCTCACGGTCCTGCGCAACGGGCAGTACGAGGGCGAGTACCTCACCCGCGACCTCGACAGGCATGCGCTCATCTCCCGGATGATCGGCAAGGACCTCGATGCGCTGAAGTCGCTCGGCGGCAACCGCCGTACCACCCCGCGCGACGCCGACGAGGCGGCGTTCCTCTCGGCATCCGGCATCTCGCGCGCCGGCGCGGTGCACGCCACCGACCTCGAGATCCGTCCAGGGGAGGTCGTCGGCTTCGCCGGGCTCCTCGGCTCGGGGCGCACCGAACTCGCGCGTCTGCTCTACGGCGCAGACCGCAGCGAGTCCGGCGAGATCACCGTCAAGGGGCGCAAGGTCGATCTCTCCTCGCCGTCCGCCGCTCTCTCGCAGCGCATCGCCTTCTCGACCGAGAACCGTCGGGACGAGGGCATCATCGGCGACCTCACGATCCGCGAGAACATGATCCTCGCCGTCCAGGCCAAGCGCGGGTGGGCGCGGCCCATGCCGCGCAAGGAGCAGGACGCGATCGTCGACAAGTACATCGCGGCGCTCAACGTGCGACCGGCCGATCCGGAGCGGATGATCAAGAACCTCTCGGGCGGCAACCAGCAGAAGGTGCTCCTCGGACGGTGGCTCGCCACCGAGCCGGAACTCCTGATCCTGGATGAACCCACCCGAGGCATCGATGTCGGCGCGAAGGCCGAGATCCAGGAGGCCGTCGCGGAGCTCGCAGACCAGGGCGTCGCCGTCGTCTTCGTCTCGTCCGAGCTCGAGGAGGTCGTGCGTCTCTCCGAGCGGATCGTCGTGCTCAAGGACCACAGCAAGATCGGTGAGATCCAGAACGGCCCCGACGTCACGGCGCAGGAGATCGTCGACGTGATCGCCGCGCACGGTGTGGAGGCCGCGGCGACGACTCTCGAGCAGGAGCTCGACGCGATCGAGGTCGTCCACGTCGCACCCGTCGCCGCTTCCGATGTGCAGCCAGAGACCCTCGAGGGGGAGACCCGATGA
- a CDS encoding ABC transporter permease has product MSASARASMWRDLIRKPFFWGIVAIVALLALNVLKDPTYLAISINPNNGNLVGNLIDILRQAAPIMMIAIGMSLVIATGGIDLSVGSLMAVAGAVSMEFLAAANDSGSVGVALAAVGLALLVTAILGAVNGILVAYVGLQPFIATLVLMLAGRGIAKVITGGQNTAASSDPFRWIANGFVIGIPVVFLLAVVIVLVVAWVVRRSALGLMIEAIGINPKASRMAGIKPKGLLLTTYVLSGILAGIAGVMSVGSVMTVDISRTGYQLELDAILAVVIGGASLAGGKFSLSGAFVGALLIATLDKTVLFLGVSSSATPAFKAIVIVAICLLQSERVRSWFQRRKKAQTPSPRVEIMKEAAA; this is encoded by the coding sequence ATGAGCGCATCCGCTCGTGCGTCCATGTGGCGCGACCTGATCCGCAAACCGTTCTTCTGGGGCATCGTCGCGATCGTCGCGCTGCTCGCGCTGAACGTGCTGAAGGATCCGACATATCTCGCGATCTCGATCAACCCGAACAACGGCAACCTCGTCGGCAACCTGATCGACATCCTCCGCCAGGCGGCACCGATCATGATGATCGCGATCGGCATGTCGCTCGTGATCGCGACCGGCGGCATCGACCTCTCGGTCGGCTCGCTGATGGCCGTCGCCGGAGCAGTGTCGATGGAGTTCCTCGCAGCGGCGAACGACTCCGGCTCGGTCGGCGTCGCCCTCGCCGCCGTGGGGCTCGCGTTGCTCGTCACGGCGATCCTCGGCGCGGTGAACGGCATCCTCGTCGCCTACGTCGGGCTGCAACCGTTCATCGCGACCCTCGTGCTGATGCTCGCCGGGCGAGGCATCGCCAAGGTCATCACCGGCGGCCAGAACACGGCGGCGTCGAGCGATCCGTTCCGGTGGATCGCGAACGGCTTCGTCATCGGCATCCCCGTGGTGTTCCTCCTCGCCGTGGTGATCGTCCTGGTCGTGGCGTGGGTGGTGCGCCGCAGCGCCCTCGGCCTCATGATCGAGGCCATCGGCATCAACCCCAAGGCGAGCCGGATGGCCGGGATCAAGCCGAAGGGCCTCCTGCTGACGACCTACGTGCTCAGCGGCATCCTCGCGGGCATCGCCGGGGTGATGTCGGTCGGCAGCGTCATGACGGTCGACATCTCCCGCACCGGCTACCAGCTCGAGCTGGACGCGATCCTCGCCGTCGTCATCGGAGGAGCCTCGCTCGCGGGTGGCAAGTTCTCGCTCAGCGGCGCCTTCGTCGGTGCCCTCCTGATCGCGACCCTCGACAAGACCGTGCTGTTCCTCGGCGTCTCGTCGTCCGCCACCCCGGCATTCAAGGCGATCGTGATCGTCGCCATCTGCCTGCTGCAGTCCGAGCGGGTGCGCAGCTGGTTCCAACGTCGCAAGAAGGCGCAGACCCCTTCGCCGCGAGTCGAGATCATGAAGGAGGCGGCAGCATGA